The Terriglobales bacterium genome includes the window TGAGCGGGCAGGACAGCCGCCGCGGCACCTTCAACCAGCGGCACTCCGTGCTGATCGACACGGAAGATGAACACGAACACATCCCGCTGAATCATCTGTCGACGGGGCAAGCGAGGTTCGAAGTCTATAACTCCATCCTTTCAGAGAACGCGGTGCTGGGCTTTGAGTACGGCTACAGCCGCGACTTCCCCGAGGCGCTGGTGCTGTGGGAAGCGCAGTTCGGAGACTTCGCCAACGGCGCGCAGGTGATCATCGACCAGTTCATCAGCGCGGGGGAGGACAAGTGGGGACTGATGTCGGGGCTGGTGTTGCTGCTGCCGCACGGCTTCGAGGGCCAGGGACCCGAGCACTCCAGCGCGCGCATCGAGCGTTACCTGCAACTGGCGGCCCGCGACAACATACAGGTCTGCCAGCCTTCGACCGCAGCCCAGTACTTCCACCTGCTGCGGCGGCAGGCGTTGCGACCGTGGCGCAAGCCGCTGGTGGTGTTCACGCCCAAAAGCATGCTGCGACATCCGGATGCCAGCTCGCCGGTGGGGGAGCTCAGCCGGTCGCGTCTCCAGATCGTGATCGGCGATCCCGAGGTCGAGAACGCCGAAAGCGTCCTGCTATGCACGGGCAAGATCGGACACGAATTGCGGCGGGAGCGGCGTGAGCGCGGCGCGAAGCAAACGGCCATCGTGTTCCTGGAGCAGTTGTATCCCTTCCCGCACGATGAGCTGGCGGCGGAACTGGCACGACATTCGCAGGCACGTGACCTGGTGTGGGTGCAGGAAGAGCCGGCCAACCAGGGCGCGCTGGGCTACATGATGCCGCGGCTGACGCGCATGGCGCGCGACCGCCACGTGCGCACGGTGAAGCGTTCGCCCAGCCCCAGCCCGGCAACGGGCTCCGCCAAGGCGCACGAACTGGAGCAGAAGGCGCTGGTTGCGCTGGCGTTCACCCGGTAGCAGCAGCGCCACGGCGAGCGGCGAATCCGGTACAATCTTGGCCTACAAGGCCCGCTCCCGGGCCAGAAGCAACGCCTTTGCAGCCAAACCAACAACAAGACGAGCGGTCCGGCTCGGCGCCAGAACCTGTCTATTGGCGGGTGGAAGGCAGCCTGCTGGATTTGAGTGCCGTTCGACCGCTGATCTTCATCACCCGCAACACGCAAAGCTTCCTGGAGCGCTGGGCGCGGCGCTGGGGACTGGCGGTATTGGTGCTGCTGCGGCCCTTGCTGTACGCCCTGCACCGCAGGTTCGCCACCCGGGTCCTGCATACGCTGCTGCGAGGCGTGAGCGCCGACCGGCTGGACCTGCTGGGCGAAGAATACTTCCGGTACCAGCAGCAGCCGCGGCTAAAGCCGCGAGGGGTGGCCAAGCTGAAGGAGGCGATGGCGAGCGGGCGGCCGGTGGTGCTGGTGAGCCAGGGCCTGGAGCAAGTGATGCGGCCGCTGGCGGAGCACCTGGGCGCGGCGGGGCTGATTGCCAATCGCCTGGAGTTCCGCGATGGCCTGGCCACGGGAAGGCTGCTCGATCCGGTGATCCGGCCGCGGGGCGGGCTGGCGCGAATCCTGGGTGGGAACCCGGATGGCAGCGTGTCGCTCGAGAAACTGGAGCGTGACCTGGGGCAGCCAGCAGAAGAGTTGCGCGCAGCCGTGCGTCCGGCACGGCGCGTGCAGCCGAAGCGCGAACGCCCCGTCGTGATGTTCGACGGGCGCCAACAGTTGCCGCGACTCTCGGTGCGTCAGTCGCTGGCCGGCAAGCACATCCTGCTGATCGGCGTGACCGGCTTCATCGGGAAGGTATGGCTGGTGAATGCTTTGCGTGAGCTGCCGGAGGTCGGCCGCATCTATCTGCTGATCCGGCGGCAGAAATCGAACAGCGCGCTGAGGCGTTTCGAGAAGATGGTGGAAGAATCGCCGTTGTTCGATCCGCTGCACCAGGAGCACGGCGAAGGGCTGGCACGTTTTCTCGGGGAGCGCGTCGAGGTGGTGGAAGGCGACGTGTCGAAACCCGGCCTGGGGCTGGACGAGGCCACACGAGACCGCTTGCGGCCGAAGCTGGACGTCGTCATCAACAGCTCCGGGCTCACGGACTTTAATCCCGACCTGAGGGATGCGCTGGCGGTAAACGTCGAGGCTACGATCCACCTGCTGGAATTCCTGCGGACGTGCGACCACGCCGCGCTGCTCCATCTTTCCACCTGCTACGTGGCGGGCTACGTGGACGGGCGCGTGCGTGAAGAACTGACGCCGAACTACACGCCCAAGCGGCTGGCTGGTTTCGATGCCGAGCGCGAGCGATTGGCGCTGCATGAGCTGGTGAAGCAAACGGACCAGCGCGCAGCCAGCCCTGAGGTAACGGCTGAGCTGCAAAAGGAGATCACGGAGAGACGCTCGGCGGAGCTGAGCGGGGAGGCGCTGGATAACCAGTTGCGCAAGGCGCGCATCCGCTGGGTGCGCAGCGCGCTGATCGAAGCAGGCATGCGGCGCGCGCAGGAGTTGAGCTGGCCCAACACGTACACGCTCACCAAGAGCCTGGCGGAATCGCTGATCGCCACCCGCGGCAGCGATCTGCCGGTGGCGGTGGCGCGGCCGTCGATCGTAGAAACATCGACGCACGATCCGTTTTCCGGATGGAACGAGGGCATCAACACCTCGGCGTCGCTCTCCTACCTGCTGGGAACGTACTTCCGGCAACTGCCGTCGAACGAACGCAAGCGGCTGGACATCGTGCCGGTGGACCTGGTGTGCCGGGGCATGACGCTGATCGCGGCAGCGCTCGTCGAAAGGCGACACGAGCGCGTCTACCAGCTGGCGAGCTCGGAGAACAATCCCTGCGACATGCGGCGCTCGATCGAGCTGACTGGCCTGGCGCATCGCAAGCACTACCGCGCGCAGGAGGGCCTCGAACACTGGCTGCGGTTGCGGTTCGACACCATCGCGGTGTCGAAGACCCGTTACCAGCGGCTCTCGGCGCCGGGACAGAAGGCGATCGTGCGCAGCATCCGGCTGCTGGCCTCGCCCATTCCTTTCATGGAACAGAAGCTGGTAAAGCGGGAGAGGGCGCTGGACCGCGTGACGCGGCTGATCGAGCTGTATGAGCCGTTCATCCTGCACAATGAGCAGGTGTTCGAGGCGGGCAACATCGAGTTGTTGGCGGCGGCGCTCGAGCCGGAAGAGCGCGCGCAGTTCGGCTACGACGCGCGCGCCATCGACTGGTGGGAGTACTGGATCAACGTCCATATTCCGGCGCTGCGCAAGTGGTCGTATCCGCTGATCGAGGGTCGGCTGCCGGAGTCGCGCTCGGGGCGCACCTTCCGCATGGCGCCGGCGGGCAACCAGACCGTTCCCACGGGAGCGACATGGCCATCTTCCTGA containing:
- a CDS encoding SDR family oxidoreductase, whose translation is MQPNQQQDERSGSAPEPVYWRVEGSLLDLSAVRPLIFITRNTQSFLERWARRWGLAVLVLLRPLLYALHRRFATRVLHTLLRGVSADRLDLLGEEYFRYQQQPRLKPRGVAKLKEAMASGRPVVLVSQGLEQVMRPLAEHLGAAGLIANRLEFRDGLATGRLLDPVIRPRGGLARILGGNPDGSVSLEKLERDLGQPAEELRAAVRPARRVQPKRERPVVMFDGRQQLPRLSVRQSLAGKHILLIGVTGFIGKVWLVNALRELPEVGRIYLLIRRQKSNSALRRFEKMVEESPLFDPLHQEHGEGLARFLGERVEVVEGDVSKPGLGLDEATRDRLRPKLDVVINSSGLTDFNPDLRDALAVNVEATIHLLEFLRTCDHAALLHLSTCYVAGYVDGRVREELTPNYTPKRLAGFDAERERLALHELVKQTDQRAASPEVTAELQKEITERRSAELSGEALDNQLRKARIRWVRSALIEAGMRRAQELSWPNTYTLTKSLAESLIATRGSDLPVAVARPSIVETSTHDPFSGWNEGINTSASLSYLLGTYFRQLPSNERKRLDIVPVDLVCRGMTLIAAALVERRHERVYQLASSENNPCDMRRSIELTGLAHRKHYRAQEGLEHWLRLRFDTIAVSKTRYQRLSAPGQKAIVRSIRLLASPIPFMEQKLVKRERALDRVTRLIELYEPFILHNEQVFEAGNIELLAAALEPEERAQFGYDARAIDWWEYWINVHIPALRKWSYPLIEGRLPESRSGRTFRMAPAGNQTVPTGATWPSS